The Bernardetia litoralis DSM 6794 genome includes a window with the following:
- a CDS encoding histone deacetylase → MSEQKLKEMLVFYDKKQCINENVGYSPSAKKPKLVVQTWKQLGCPITIKKIRALSVDEIAIAHDKNYVKGILNGKIKNGFGNKSLNVAKSLQWTTGSFLCASIHAYIHKINTFSPTSGFHHAGYNYANGFCTFCGLTIAAIILKKQYKAQHIGILDLDSHAGDGTMNTIHKTNSEDFITQYSLGDYDIKKHNNTEWLENLSNLIRQNFTNCDILFYQAGVDCHEDDPEVYSGHFTTEQIYLRDKIVYSTCNELKIPVVTNLAGGYQKPLQKIIDLHSLTAKAFQDSEM, encoded by the coding sequence ATGTCAGAACAGAAATTAAAAGAAATGCTTGTTTTTTATGATAAAAAACAATGTATAAATGAAAATGTGGGTTATTCTCCAAGTGCTAAAAAACCCAAGTTAGTTGTACAAACTTGGAAACAGCTTGGATGTCCTATTACAATCAAAAAAATACGAGCATTATCTGTGGATGAAATAGCTATTGCTCATGACAAAAACTATGTAAAAGGAATTTTGAATGGTAAGATTAAGAACGGTTTTGGAAATAAATCTTTAAATGTAGCAAAGAGCTTGCAGTGGACAACAGGTAGTTTTTTATGTGCTTCAATACACGCATACATACATAAAATCAATACTTTTTCGCCAACTTCAGGCTTTCATCATGCAGGCTATAATTATGCAAATGGTTTTTGTACTTTTTGTGGTTTAACAATAGCTGCTATTATTCTGAAAAAACAATATAAAGCTCAACATATTGGTATTTTAGATTTAGATTCTCATGCTGGAGATGGCACTATGAATACAATTCATAAGACAAATAGTGAAGATTTTATAACTCAATATTCATTGGGAGATTATGATATAAAAAAACATAATAATACGGAATGGTTAGAAAATTTGTCAAATCTGATAAGGCAAAATTTTACTAATTGTGATATTTTATTTTATCAAGCAGGTGTAGATTGTCACGAAGATGACCCTGAAGTTTATTCGGGACATTTTACAACAGAGCAAATATATCTACGTGATAAAATTGTTTATTCTACTTGTAATGAATTAAAAATTCCTGTGGTCACAAACTTAGCAGGAGGCTATCAAAAACCCTTGCAAAAAATTATTGATTTACATAGTTTGACAGCTAAAGCTTTTCAAGATAGTGAAATGTAG
- a CDS encoding KTSC domain-containing protein, with translation MRHFPFSYQMIRSAVYNLAEKTLEIEFKDGSSKRLRDITPQIYAHLMNRSLCDKLRSKLSQN, from the coding sequence ATGCGTCATTTCCCTTTTTCTTATCAAATGATTCGTTCTGCTGTTTATAATCTAGCAGAAAAAACTCTAGAAATTGAGTTTAAAGATGGTTCTTCAAAAAGATTACGTGATATTACACCACAGATTTATGCTCATCTTATGAATCGTTCACTTTGTGATAAACTTCGCTCAAAATTAAGTCAAAATTGA
- a CDS encoding TerD family protein — protein sequence MSIKLTKGSKLNLTKKEPSLEKIMIGLGWDMKTSNKLDLDVSMFMIGKNGKLISDEYLVFYNNLKSPDGSAQHLGDNRTGEGDGDDEMILVNLASINPEVTELILAVTIHEAEARRHHFGLLKDAYIRIVDVKTDRQILIYDLDEEFPTDTDVEFGRLVKQNNEWTFVASGVGGKEGLQGYVDRYA from the coding sequence ATGTCAATCAAACTCACAAAAGGAAGTAAACTCAATTTAACCAAAAAAGAACCTAGTTTAGAAAAAATAATGATAGGTTTGGGCTGGGATATGAAAACATCTAACAAATTAGATTTGGATGTATCTATGTTTATGATTGGAAAAAATGGAAAACTTATTTCTGATGAATATTTAGTTTTTTATAATAATTTGAAGTCTCCTGATGGCTCTGCACAGCATTTGGGAGATAATCGTACAGGGGAAGGCGATGGTGATGATGAAATGATTTTAGTCAATTTGGCTTCCATTAATCCTGAAGTGACAGAGCTTATTTTGGCTGTTACGATTCATGAAGCTGAAGCTCGTCGTCATCATTTTGGGCTTTTGAAAGATGCGTATATCCGAATTGTAGATGTCAAAACAGATAGACAAATACTGATTTATGACCTTGATGAAGAATTTCCAACAGATACAGACGTAGAATTTGGAAGGCTTGTGAAGCAAAATAATGAATGGACTTTTGTGGCTTCTGGAGTAGGAGGAAAAGAAGGTTTACAAGGGTATGTTGATAGGTATGCTTAA
- a CDS encoding TerD family protein — MSISLNKKTGINLKKGSTISLEKAGKTYDRICIGVNWGMIKTKQLFGLLSSNESVDLDGSVAVFDKEGNRIDLVYYSSLISKDKAIIHSGDDREGDSKTDDFDNEIIEIVLNNIDAKATQLIFFLNSYKGQDFAEIPYSKIRIFEGNKKEVREVLATFNLSAEPKYAGHTSMVMGKMVRHASGKWEFKAIGEALRAPNMSQTLDSIANEYL, encoded by the coding sequence ATGAGTATTTCATTAAATAAAAAAACAGGTATCAATCTCAAAAAAGGAAGTACTATTTCCTTAGAAAAAGCAGGCAAAACTTACGACCGAATTTGTATTGGTGTAAACTGGGGAATGATAAAAACAAAACAGCTCTTTGGTTTGCTTTCCAGCAATGAAAGTGTAGATTTGGATGGAAGTGTTGCCGTTTTTGATAAAGAGGGAAACCGAATTGATTTGGTATATTATTCTTCTCTTATTTCGAAAGATAAAGCTATTATTCACAGTGGCGATGACCGAGAAGGCGATAGCAAAACAGATGATTTTGATAATGAAATTATTGAGATTGTACTGAATAATATTGATGCAAAGGCAACTCAACTTATCTTTTTTCTAAATTCTTACAAAGGACAAGATTTTGCAGAGATTCCTTATTCTAAGATTCGAATTTTTGAAGGAAATAAAAAAGAAGTAAGAGAAGTTTTGGCTACTTTCAATCTTTCAGCAGAACCAAAATATGCAGGACATACTTCTATGGTAATGGGCAAAATGGTGCGTCATGCTTCTGGGAAGTGGGAGTTTAAAGCTATTGGAGAGGCTTTGCGTGCGCCTAATATGAGCCAAACATTAGATAGTATTGCCAATGAGTATTTGTGA
- a CDS encoding TerD family protein, with product MAISLKKGGRFNLSKNEPSLEKIMVGLGWEMKSGAKLDLDVSVFMVGASGKVPADEYFVFYNNLKSPDGSIQHTGDNRTGDGDGDDEMVLANLPLVSSDVNELIFVASIHEAATRRHNFGMLEDAYIRIVDVSSDREILRYDLDAEFASNTDVEFGRLIRENGEWSFVASGLGENGGLQAFLDKYA from the coding sequence ATGGCTATTTCATTAAAAAAAGGAGGACGTTTCAACCTCTCTAAAAACGAACCTAGTTTAGAAAAAATAATGGTCGGACTTGGCTGGGAAATGAAATCAGGTGCAAAATTAGACCTTGATGTTTCTGTATTTATGGTAGGAGCTTCGGGCAAAGTGCCTGCCGATGAGTATTTTGTTTTTTACAATAATCTCAAATCTCCAGATGGTTCTATTCAACACACAGGAGACAACCGAACAGGTGATGGAGATGGAGATGATGAAATGGTTTTGGCTAACTTGCCTTTAGTTTCCTCGGATGTAAATGAACTTATTTTTGTTGCTTCTATTCATGAAGCTGCTACTCGTCGTCATAATTTTGGAATGTTAGAAGATGCGTATATCAGAATTGTAGATGTGAGTTCGGATAGAGAAATATTGCGCTACGATTTGGATGCTGAGTTTGCTTCAAATACAGATGTAGAATTTGGTAGATTAATTAGAGAAAATGGAGAATGGTCATTTGTAGCCTCTGGATTGGGTGAAAATGGTGGTTTGCAAGCATTTTTGGATAAATACGCTTAA